The Corynebacterium pseudopelargi genome contains a region encoding:
- a CDS encoding YihY/virulence factor BrkB family protein, with the protein MPSHAHEPYIVPLDGSPAVGTKSVEEYYETVSKPHRFIPLASWKLIAKRLYVEVFNRSLMDKGALLSFYTLFTGIPTLLGFYAIASLVLAQNSSRVRELSEDFISENIPSNYENEAHKVIDIVLGNTQQSVITLIISVAIALFSSSAYVRAFSRSANALYGRHEGRGLIKTWLTMWALTIAIVTGLALIVVAFFLEEDILRPILDTFAQPLHLDGVAEFFLVTFLPVWKYLRWPAIIALSIALIAVLYTVAPNVRYKKMRWLTVGSTLSLVAITLVGLAVRLYVNNFLHIGMYGALGGLIGGFFGLLLSNTILLLGLKLDAEITRVRELEAGLHSESLILAPPRSSQGAEGNNEIDARLHKQAAAFRQAS; encoded by the coding sequence ATGCCCTCGCATGCCCACGAGCCGTATATCGTGCCACTCGATGGCAGCCCCGCCGTGGGCACCAAAAGCGTGGAGGAGTACTACGAAACGGTAAGCAAACCACATCGCTTTATTCCGCTTGCCTCCTGGAAGCTGATTGCAAAACGCCTCTATGTGGAGGTATTCAACCGCAGCCTCATGGATAAAGGCGCGCTGCTGAGCTTTTATACCCTCTTTACCGGCATCCCCACCCTCTTGGGGTTTTATGCCATTGCCTCCCTGGTGCTGGCGCAAAATAGCTCAAGGGTGCGCGAGCTTAGCGAGGACTTCATTAGCGAAAACATCCCCAGCAACTACGAAAACGAAGCCCACAAGGTCATCGACATCGTCTTGGGCAACACCCAACAATCAGTGATCACCCTGATTATCTCCGTGGCCATCGCCCTGTTTTCCTCTTCTGCCTATGTTCGCGCTTTCTCGCGCAGCGCCAACGCCCTCTACGGCCGCCACGAAGGCCGCGGCCTGATTAAAACGTGGCTAACCATGTGGGCTTTGACCATCGCGATCGTCACCGGGCTCGCACTCATTGTGGTGGCGTTTTTCCTTGAAGAAGACATCCTGCGCCCCATCTTGGACACCTTCGCCCAACCCCTCCACCTTGATGGCGTGGCAGAGTTCTTCCTAGTCACCTTCCTGCCCGTGTGGAAATACCTTCGCTGGCCTGCCATTATCGCCCTATCCATTGCGCTGATCGCCGTGCTTTATACCGTGGCCCCTAATGTGCGGTACAAGAAAATGCGCTGGCTTACCGTAGGTTCCACCCTCTCACTGGTGGCCATTACCTTGGTGGGCCTGGCAGTGCGCCTGTATGTAAATAACTTCCTACACATCGGCATGTATGGAGCCCTCGGCGGGCTGATCGGCGGCTTCTTTGGCCTTCTGCTTTCCAACACCATCTTGCTGCTCGGGCTCAAACTCGATGCAGAAATCACCCGCGTGCGCGAGCTTGAAGCAGGCCTTCACTCCGAATCACTGATCCTGGCACCGCCGCGGTCTTCACAAGGCGCCGAGGGCAATAATGAAATTGACGCCCGCCTCCACAAACAAGCCGCCGCCTTTAGGCAAGCAAGCTGA
- a CDS encoding TetR/AcrR family transcriptional regulator C-terminal domain-containing protein, which produces MAMHEATDAQLAVARALKQLLRDKPLRKISVAELCRLAVINRQTFYYHFNDIFDAAGWVFARDVADHILAHASYSEWADGLEHLMVYMREHAEQALAVIDSLPWSRTERFFHAVLRQMMTAVVDELLAQPPALVLQPADRAFVIEHYTVAVWGHIVHWLATGMADDPHDLVRRISFSMQGHVRESLERFHAHPGGAGVGS; this is translated from the coding sequence ATGGCAATGCACGAGGCAACAGATGCGCAACTGGCCGTTGCGCGTGCCTTAAAGCAGCTTTTAAGGGATAAGCCGCTGCGAAAAATCTCCGTTGCCGAGCTCTGCCGGCTAGCAGTTATTAACCGCCAGACCTTTTACTACCACTTCAACGATATTTTTGATGCCGCCGGGTGGGTCTTTGCCAGGGATGTAGCCGACCATATCCTTGCCCACGCCAGCTATAGCGAATGGGCAGACGGCCTTGAGCATTTAATGGTGTACATGCGCGAGCATGCTGAACAAGCGCTGGCAGTGATCGATTCTTTGCCGTGGTCGCGCACCGAGCGCTTCTTTCATGCCGTATTAAGGCAGATGATGACGGCGGTGGTAGATGAGCTTCTTGCCCAGCCCCCAGCCCTTGTGCTGCAGCCGGCAGATCGTGCCTTTGTTATTGAGCACTACACCGTGGCGGTGTGGGGTCATATCGTGCACTGGCTGGCCACCGGCATGGCAGATGATCCCCATGATCTTGTCCGGCGCATCAGCTTTTCTATGCAAGGCCATGTGCGCGAATCTTTGGAGCGCTTTCATGCACATCCAGGTGGTGCCGGGGTGGGGAGCTAG
- a CDS encoding DUF5692 family protein: MFLFDSIPWYAWVAWFVVLGALIGLNELTRRYRAAAWAFYIALPIILTIFVWPHTAGAGSSTGTWFHWVKVYSALAGVLGFMLLRYHKKIRDMRWALVFPAAILAMNILEACIRDFQVGAMNADGVVDGVYMVSGSWNWMNGVAGLLNLLTICGWAGIMISRKPSQDMVWPDMMWFWIIAYDLWNFAYVYNCVGDHSFYAGAALLISCTIPAFFICKGAWLQHRANTLALWMMFTMAVPGFVTDSRFAVEASHRPEALFIVSFIALIANVAVAVWQIRTIRRRHLNPLRDELYDDTAYYHEIYQAHVATGNSPEVEETLRGTAKAR; the protein is encoded by the coding sequence ATGTTCCTCTTCGATTCAATCCCCTGGTACGCCTGGGTGGCATGGTTTGTGGTGCTCGGCGCACTCATCGGACTCAATGAACTCACCCGACGCTACCGCGCGGCAGCCTGGGCATTCTATATCGCCCTGCCCATCATCCTCACCATCTTTGTCTGGCCACACACCGCAGGCGCAGGATCATCCACCGGCACCTGGTTCCACTGGGTCAAGGTCTACTCGGCACTAGCGGGCGTATTGGGCTTTATGCTGCTGCGCTACCACAAGAAGATCCGCGATATGCGCTGGGCCTTGGTCTTCCCCGCAGCCATTTTGGCCATGAACATCCTCGAAGCTTGCATCCGCGACTTCCAAGTTGGCGCCATGAACGCCGATGGCGTCGTTGATGGCGTGTACATGGTCTCTGGCTCCTGGAACTGGATGAATGGCGTTGCAGGCCTGCTGAACCTGCTCACCATCTGCGGCTGGGCAGGCATCATGATCTCGCGTAAGCCCAGCCAAGACATGGTCTGGCCCGACATGATGTGGTTCTGGATCATCGCCTATGACCTGTGGAACTTCGCCTATGTGTACAACTGCGTTGGCGATCACTCCTTCTACGCCGGCGCTGCACTGCTCATCTCCTGCACCATCCCCGCCTTCTTCATCTGCAAGGGCGCATGGCTGCAGCACCGCGCCAACACCCTGGCACTGTGGATGATGTTCACCATGGCAGTCCCCGGCTTCGTCACCGACTCCCGCTTCGCCGTGGAAGCATCGCACCGCCCAGAAGCCCTGTTCATCGTCTCGTTCATCGCCCTGATTGCCAACGTCGCTGTGGCCGTATGGCAGATCCGCACCATCCGTCGCCGCCACCTCAACCCGCTTCGCGATGAGCTTTACGACGACACCGCCTACTACCACGAGATCTACCAAGCACACGTTGCAACCGGTAACTCCCCCGAGGTTGAAGAAACCCTCCGCGGCACCGCAAAGGCCCGCTAA
- a CDS encoding response regulator, translating into MKVFLVDDHQVFRAGVRAEIGAAFSIVGEAGTTTEAIENIVRTCPDVVLLDVHMPDGGGVRVLREVLEQSATQPPKFLALSVSDAAEDVIEVIRAGARGYVTKTISGDELIQAVRRVADNDAVFSPRLAGFVLDAFAKPDPVGAGVVDAPERDAAVESGVVVDDPIVDALTRRELEVLRLLARGYTYKEIAAELFISIKTVETHASNILRKTQQSNRHALSRWARERELD; encoded by the coding sequence ATCAAGGTGTTTTTAGTTGATGATCACCAGGTGTTTCGTGCTGGGGTACGCGCAGAAATCGGCGCTGCCTTTTCCATCGTGGGTGAGGCCGGCACCACCACCGAGGCCATCGAGAACATTGTGCGCACCTGCCCCGATGTGGTCTTGCTCGATGTACACATGCCCGATGGTGGTGGCGTGCGGGTGCTGCGCGAGGTCTTGGAACAAAGCGCCACACAGCCCCCAAAGTTTTTGGCACTCAGTGTCTCCGATGCCGCCGAGGATGTGATCGAGGTGATCCGCGCCGGGGCACGCGGCTACGTCACCAAAACAATCAGCGGCGATGAGCTGATCCAGGCGGTGCGTCGGGTAGCCGATAATGATGCGGTGTTTTCGCCGCGTCTGGCAGGTTTTGTGCTCGATGCTTTTGCCAAACCAGACCCCGTGGGCGCAGGTGTGGTGGATGCGCCCGAACGCGATGCTGCGGTGGAATCTGGTGTGGTGGTCGATGATCCGATCGTCGATGCGCTTACTCGCCGGGAATTAGAGGTGCTGCGTTTGCTTGCTCGCGGCTATACCTATAAAGAAATTGCCGCTGAGCTGTTTATTTCTATTAAGACTGTAGAAACGCACGCCTCGAATATCTTGCGTAAAACGCAGCAATCCAACCGCCATGCTTTAAGCCGCTGGGCGCGTGAACGCGAGCTTGATTAG